In Streptomyces sp. NBC_01717, one DNA window encodes the following:
- a CDS encoding ABC transporter substrate-binding protein has protein sequence MSARRRPALRALSIATVVVALATGCSSANSGANKGGGGASGVLTLGKPDGPQTNNSNPFLNTSAGATLGYRYMIYEPLAMTNQIKPADKAEPWLATDWTWEDNFTKVTFSLDPKAKWADGKPLTADDVAYTFNLLKTHSALNWNGIPFDGVAVEGKKVVLTFKDSQYVNQNKIIQTFIVPKHIWEGVKDPETWPNRNPVGSGPYKLKTFTPQTTTLTATPTYWKGATKVKELRYSAYNDNSAATTALASGKLEWSFVFMPNYKQLFINKDPKNHKLWFPSGLGIHGLWFNTARKPFDNPALRKAMAMVVDRKAIYTQAEATLYPEITNPTGIPLPAGDSFLAPEYKSATTAPDVAGAKKILDEAGFKLSGGVLKDPSGKPVKLTFTDPAGWNDYITGLSIIKDNIKQLGIEAKVKTQTAEAWGADVANGNFDATLHWTNSGATPYDMYQNIMDGAILQPIGKASQTGNFGRFKSPEATQALKDFANATEEATRTAAMNKLQKIMVEQAPMIPTAAAPIGAEYSTKNWVGWPTEADPYAPPQHTQPSALQIVLKLKPSK, from the coding sequence ATGTCCGCACGCCGCCGCCCCGCACTGAGAGCGCTCTCAATAGCCACCGTCGTGGTCGCGCTCGCCACCGGTTGCTCGTCCGCCAACTCGGGTGCCAACAAAGGGGGTGGCGGCGCCTCCGGCGTGCTGACCCTGGGCAAGCCGGACGGACCGCAGACCAACAACAGCAACCCGTTCCTGAACACCTCGGCCGGCGCCACGCTCGGCTACCGCTACATGATCTACGAGCCGCTGGCGATGACGAACCAGATCAAGCCCGCGGACAAGGCCGAGCCGTGGCTGGCGACCGACTGGACGTGGGAGGACAACTTCACCAAGGTCACCTTCAGCCTCGACCCCAAGGCGAAGTGGGCCGACGGCAAGCCGCTGACCGCCGATGACGTCGCGTACACGTTCAACCTGCTGAAGACGCACTCGGCGCTCAACTGGAACGGCATCCCGTTCGACGGCGTCGCCGTCGAGGGCAAGAAGGTCGTCCTGACCTTCAAGGACTCCCAGTACGTCAACCAGAACAAGATCATCCAGACCTTCATCGTTCCCAAGCACATCTGGGAAGGCGTCAAGGACCCGGAGACCTGGCCCAACCGGAACCCGGTCGGCTCCGGCCCGTACAAGCTCAAGACGTTCACCCCGCAGACCACCACGCTGACCGCCACGCCCACGTACTGGAAGGGCGCGACGAAGGTCAAGGAGCTGCGGTACAGCGCGTACAACGACAACAGCGCGGCGACCACGGCGCTGGCGAGCGGAAAGCTCGAGTGGTCGTTCGTCTTCATGCCGAACTACAAGCAGCTGTTCATCAACAAGGACCCCAAGAACCACAAGCTGTGGTTCCCCTCGGGCCTCGGCATCCACGGACTGTGGTTCAACACCGCCCGCAAGCCGTTCGACAACCCGGCGCTGCGCAAGGCCATGGCGATGGTCGTCGACCGCAAGGCGATCTACACCCAGGCCGAGGCGACGCTCTACCCGGAGATCACCAACCCGACCGGCATCCCGCTGCCCGCCGGTGACTCGTTCCTGGCGCCCGAGTACAAGAGCGCCACGACCGCACCCGATGTGGCCGGCGCCAAGAAGATCCTCGACGAGGCCGGGTTCAAGCTCTCCGGCGGCGTGCTCAAGGACCCGAGCGGCAAGCCGGTGAAGCTCACGTTCACCGACCCGGCCGGCTGGAACGACTACATCACCGGGCTCTCCATCATCAAGGACAACATCAAGCAACTCGGCATCGAGGCGAAGGTCAAGACGCAGACCGCCGAGGCCTGGGGCGCGGACGTCGCCAACGGCAACTTCGACGCCACCCTGCACTGGACCAACAGCGGTGCGACCCCGTACGACATGTACCAGAACATCATGGACGGCGCGATCCTCCAGCCCATCGGCAAGGCCTCCCAGACAGGCAACTTCGGCCGGTTCAAGAGCCCCGAGGCGACCCAGGCGCTCAAGGACTTCGCCAACGCCACCGAGGAGGCCACCCGCACCGCGGCCATGAACAAGCTCCAGAAGATCATGGTCGAGCAGGCGCCGATGATCCCGACGGCCGCCGCCCCCATCGGAGCCGAGTACTCCACGAAGAACTGGGTGGGCTGGCCCACCGAGGCCGACCCGTACGCCCCGCCGCAGCACACCCAGCCCTCAGCGCTGCAGATCGTGCTGAAGCTCAAGCCCTCCAAGTAG
- a CDS encoding LacI family DNA-binding transcriptional regulator, which yields MRVTIADVAREAGVSKTTVSRVINAKGEVDGSTAARVREVIATLGYVPSSGAVGLARGSSRTVGMLVPSLTWPWMGEVLQGVVDTVEAADYGLLLFTCNRGAESVERFTSQVSARAFDGLVVVEPENTLDHLTALHRGGLPIVLIDDRGHHPEFPSVVTTNHEGGASAARHLLAAGRTRPLVLTGPQHFGCVRDRLDGFRTVLQTDLVVHGDFTERSGRQAVEQLLAEGAQFDSVFAHNDISAAGVLRALRAAGRSVPDDIAVVGFDDIPMAEHTEPPLTTVRQPTRQMGETAARLLLSHLGGTATPDGPVVLPTELVVRLSAP from the coding sequence ATGCGTGTCACCATCGCCGATGTCGCCCGTGAGGCCGGCGTCAGCAAGACGACCGTGTCCCGGGTCATCAACGCCAAAGGTGAGGTGGACGGTTCAACGGCAGCCCGTGTTCGCGAAGTGATCGCAACACTTGGTTACGTACCCAGCTCGGGTGCCGTCGGACTGGCCCGCGGCAGCAGCCGTACGGTCGGCATGCTGGTGCCCTCGCTCACCTGGCCGTGGATGGGCGAAGTGCTCCAAGGTGTCGTCGACACCGTCGAGGCCGCCGACTACGGGCTGCTGCTCTTCACCTGCAACCGGGGTGCCGAGTCCGTGGAGCGCTTCACCAGCCAGGTGTCGGCGCGGGCCTTCGACGGACTCGTCGTCGTCGAACCCGAGAACACCCTGGACCACCTCACCGCACTGCACCGTGGCGGCCTGCCGATCGTGCTCATCGACGATCGCGGCCACCACCCCGAGTTCCCCTCCGTCGTGACCACCAACCACGAAGGAGGCGCGTCCGCCGCCCGCCATCTGCTGGCCGCCGGACGCACCAGGCCCCTGGTCCTCACGGGCCCCCAGCACTTCGGCTGTGTACGCGACCGGCTGGACGGATTCCGTACGGTCCTGCAGACCGATCTCGTCGTCCACGGGGACTTCACCGAACGGTCCGGTCGACAGGCGGTGGAACAACTCCTCGCCGAAGGCGCGCAGTTCGACTCGGTCTTCGCGCACAACGACATCAGCGCGGCGGGCGTGCTGCGGGCGTTGCGCGCGGCCGGCCGGTCGGTGCCCGACGACATCGCCGTGGTCGGCTTCGACGACATCCCGATGGCCGAGCACACCGAACCACCGCTGACCACCGTGCGCCAGCCCACCCGGCAGATGGGTGAGACGGCTGCGCGGCTGCTGCTCTCCCATCTCGGCGGCACGGCCACCCCCGACGGACCGGTCGTGCTGCCCACCGAACTGGTCGTGCGCCTCTCGGCGCCGTAG